TGTAGGCGGGCGTACCACGCGGCATCTTGCGGGGTCGGGTCCAGTTTTTGCAGCATGGCCAGCGCGCCCAGACCTTCGGCCACGGGCCACCACAGCCGCACTGCCTGATCTACCATGCGGCCGGGGGTGAGTGTGTAGGCCAGCCCCCCTTCGGGCAGCCACGCGTCGCTCAGCGCCGTTTGGGTCAGCGCGCGGGCGCGGGGCAGGGCGGTTGGGTCGGTGCGGCCCGTCAGATCCCAGTGCTGCAACAGCAGCCGCGCGAATTCCAGCGAGTGGCCGGGCGTTGTGCCGGGCGGGCGGAACACCGGATCGCCCCGGAAATCGGGATCGACCTGCCAGCTTTCGGTGTAATGTTCGGGAATGCGCTGGCCATGTGCCCCGGCCATCTGGCCGGTGAAGAAATCCAGAATACGCCCTGCGCGGTCTAGCCAGATGTCTTGTCCCGTGGCCTCATAGGCAGCCAGAAACGCCTCGACCCCGTGCATATTGGCATTCATGCCCCGGTAGCGAGAGATAGGTTGCCAATCGCGGGCGAATTCCTCGCGCAGGCGACCGGCTGCGTCATCCCAGAAATGGCGCTCCAGCACGGCTGCAATATCACCAAACAGGCGCGGGGCGTCTTCATGCCCGACCTCTTGCGCGCTGGACGCGGCCAGCAGCACGAACACATGGCCATAGGCCAGTTTGCGACTGTCTTGCGGCTGAGGGCCGTGAACAGCCCAGACATACCCGCCCTGATCTGCGTCGCGGTGCCAGTGCCATAATGCGCGCATCCCGGCGTCGATTATCGCGGCGCAATCGGGCGCGCCCCAAGCCTGCCCCATGGCATAGGAATGCACCATCCGGGTGGTGACATGCAGCTCTTGTGCGGCGCCATGCTGGGGGGTGCCGTCAGTGCCCAAGGGCATGAAACCGCCATCCGCCGACAGGCTGGCACTGTGAAAGGCCAGCAGCGCACGCGCATCGGCGCTCAAAGCGGCGCGATGGTCAGGGTCTTGCCACAGAGAGGATGACTCAACCAAGGCGCGCCTTGACCGCTGCGCCAGCCTTGGCGAAATCCATCTCGCCCGCGTGGCGGGTTTTCAACAGGCCCATGACCTGCCCGATATCGCGCACGCTGGCGGCGCCGGTTTCCCGAATGACGGCATCGACGGCTGCGCCGATCTCGTCATCGTCCATCTGGCGGGGCAGGAAATCCTCGATCACGGCAATCTCGGCGTTTTCTTTCTCGGCCAGGTCCAGCCGTGCGGCCTCTTCATAGGCGCGCGCCGATTCGCGCCGTTGCTTGACCATGCGGGTCAGAACGGTGATGATCTCGCTGTCCGAAATCTCTGCGCCGCCATCGCCCCGCGCGGCGATGTCGCGGTCCTTGATCGCGGCATTTATCAGCCGCAAGGCGGCAAGGCGGTCCGTATCGCGCGCCTTCATTGCGGTTTTCAGCGCGGTCGTGATCTTGTCCCGCATAAGCATGGGGGGCCTCTTTTCGTGCTGTGTTAAGCCAAGCCCACATAGTAGGCAAGCACGGCAGGCACGGCAATGGCTATTAAAGTATTTTTAAAACAATGGCTTGCGCGGATTGTCATAATGGGCCGGTTTCGCTTGATTCTTTTCGCCACGCCCCATAGTTTGCGCCAAATTCAGCCAGCCCGGAGTCCGTGTCGCATGTGTGCCCAGCCACTCAAACCCACTGCATGCCTTGCCTTGGCCGATGGAACCATCTTTTACGGGCGCGGCTTTGGCGCAACCGGCGAAACGGTGGCGGAGCTGTGCTTCAACACCGCGATGACCGGCTATCAGGAGATTATGACAGACCCGTCCTATGCCGGGCAGATCGTGACCTTCACCTTTCCGCATATCGGCAATACCGGTGTGACTGAAGATGACGACGAAACCGCCGATCCCGTCGCCGCAGGCATGGTGGTGAAATGGGATCCGACCGCGCCCTCGAACTGGCGCGCGCAGGAAACGCTTGTCGCGTGGCTGGAACGGCGCGGGCGCATCTGCATGGGCGGGGTCGATACACGCCGCCTGACCCGCGCGATCCGCCAGCAAGGTGCCCCGCATGTCGCCTTGGCGCATAACCCCGATGGCGTGTTCGACCTTGAAGCCTTGGTGGCCAAGGCCCGCGCGTGGAAAGGGCTGGTGGGCCTTGATCTGGCGCGCGATGTGACCTGTGCGCAATCTTACCGTTGGGATGAAATGCGCTGGGCGTGGCCCAAGGGCTATACCCGCCAGACAGAACCAAAACACAAGGTTGTCGCCATAGATTACGGCGCGAAACGCAACATCCTGCGCTGTTTGGCCAGCGCGGGCTGTGATGTGACCGTGCTGCCTGCGACGGCAACTGCCGAAGATGTGCTGGCGCTGAACCCCGATGGCGTGTTTCTGTCGAACGGGCCGGGCGACCCGGCGGCCACGGGCGAATATGCGGTCCCGATGATCCGC
This genomic window from Roseibaca calidilacus contains:
- a CDS encoding GatB/YqeY domain-containing protein, whose translation is MLMRDKITTALKTAMKARDTDRLAALRLINAAIKDRDIAARGDGGAEISDSEIITVLTRMVKQRRESARAYEEAARLDLAEKENAEIAVIEDFLPRQMDDDEIGAAVDAVIRETGAASVRDIGQVMGLLKTRHAGEMDFAKAGAAVKARLG
- the carA gene encoding glutamine-hydrolyzing carbamoyl-phosphate synthase small subunit, whose protein sequence is MCAQPLKPTACLALADGTIFYGRGFGATGETVAELCFNTAMTGYQEIMTDPSYAGQIVTFTFPHIGNTGVTEDDDETADPVAAGMVVKWDPTAPSNWRAQETLVAWLERRGRICMGGVDTRRLTRAIRQQGAPHVALAHNPDGVFDLEALVAKARAWKGLVGLDLARDVTCAQSYRWDEMRWAWPKGYTRQTEPKHKVVAIDYGAKRNILRCLASAGCDVTVLPATATAEDVLALNPDGVFLSNGPGDPAATGEYAVPMIRDVLNADLPVFGICLGHQMLALALGAKTIKMNHGHHGANHPVKDHTTGKVEITSMNHGFAVDAQTLPEGVVETHTSLFDGSNCGIQLQGKPVFSVQHHPEASPGPQDSFYLFERFADAMAARKAG
- a CDS encoding AGE family epimerase/isomerase, with translation MVESSSLWQDPDHRAALSADARALLAFHSASLSADGGFMPLGTDGTPQHGAAQELHVTTRMVHSYAMGQAWGAPDCAAIIDAGMRALWHWHRDADQGGYVWAVHGPQPQDSRKLAYGHVFVLLAASSAQEVGHEDAPRLFGDIAAVLERHFWDDAAGRLREEFARDWQPISRYRGMNANMHGVEAFLAAYEATGQDIWLDRAGRILDFFTGQMAGAHGQRIPEHYTESWQVDPDFRGDPVFRPPGTTPGHSLEFARLLLQHWDLTGRTDPTALPRARALTQTALSDAWLPEGGLAYTLTPGRMVDQAVRLWWPVAEGLGALAMLQKLDPTPQDAAWYARLHDFARAHFIDTRHGGWHPELGADGLPAANIFSGKPDIYHALQADLLALVPGVSRVFAGLRALAARGLDGQ